One Mycobacterium sp. SMC-4 DNA window includes the following coding sequences:
- a CDS encoding Ppx/GppA phosphatase family protein: MRLGVLDVGSNTVHLLVVDARRGGHPTPMSSTKASLRLAEATDNSGKITRRGAEKLISTVDEFAKIARSSGCAEMMAFATSAVRDAKNSDDVLARVRAETGVALRVLSGVDESRLTFLAVRRWYGWSAGRIINIDIGGGSLELSSGVDEEPDVALSLPLGAGRLTREWLPDDPPGRRRVNMLREWLANELAGTGGAITAAGPADLAVATSKTFRSLARLTGAAPSGAGPRVKRTLTATGLRQLIAFISRMTATDRAELEGVSADRAPQIVAGALVAEASMKALGIETVDICPWALREGLILRKLDSEADGTALVGGADGPGGVGGADGPGGVGGPGEAGGADESGTQRIPVRDAGR; the protein is encoded by the coding sequence GTGCGATTAGGCGTGCTCGACGTGGGCAGCAACACGGTTCACCTGTTGGTGGTGGATGCGCGTCGAGGTGGCCACCCGACTCCGATGAGTTCGACCAAGGCGTCGCTGCGGCTGGCCGAGGCCACCGACAACTCGGGCAAGATCACCCGGCGCGGCGCCGAGAAGTTGATCAGCACGGTCGACGAGTTCGCCAAGATCGCCCGGAGCTCGGGATGTGCGGAGATGATGGCTTTCGCCACCTCGGCGGTGCGGGACGCCAAGAACTCCGACGACGTGCTGGCGCGGGTGCGGGCCGAGACCGGCGTGGCCCTACGAGTGCTCAGCGGCGTCGACGAGTCCCGGCTGACGTTCCTGGCGGTGCGCCGGTGGTACGGCTGGAGTGCCGGACGGATCATCAACATCGACATCGGTGGCGGCTCGCTGGAGCTCTCCAGCGGGGTGGACGAGGAGCCCGACGTGGCGCTGTCGTTGCCGCTGGGGGCCGGCCGCCTGACCCGTGAGTGGCTGCCCGACGACCCGCCGGGCCGGCGCCGGGTGAACATGCTGCGGGAGTGGCTGGCCAACGAGTTGGCCGGCACCGGGGGCGCGATCACCGCGGCCGGACCGGCTGACCTGGCGGTGGCGACGTCGAAGACATTCCGCTCGCTGGCCCGGCTGACCGGTGCGGCGCCGTCGGGTGCCGGCCCGCGGGTCAAGCGGACGTTGACGGCGACGGGTCTTCGCCAGCTCATCGCATTCATCTCGAGGATGACCGCGACTGACCGCGCGGAGCTGGAGGGAGTGAGCGCCGACCGCGCGCCGCAGATCGTCGCGGGCGCGCTGGTGGCGGAGGCGAGCATGAAGGCCCTCGGTATCGAAACGGTGGATATCTGCCCTTGGGCGTTGCGGGAGGGGTTGATTCTGCGGAAACTCGACAGCGAAGCCGACGGCACGGCTTTGGTCGGCGGGGCCGACGGTCCTGGTGGGGTCGGCGGGGCCGACGGTCCTGGTGGGGTGGGGGGCCCTGGCGAGGCGGGGGGCGCCGACGAATCGGGCACGCAACGGATACCCGTGCGCGATGCTGGACGATGA
- a CDS encoding cell wall metabolism sensor histidine kinase WalK produces MSVVSALLLAAVVALLALLVGVTVGAKVAPRLRERRQRRMAAQSGLTVSQMLERISAQSPNGVVVVDTFRDVVYCNERAQELGVVRDRLLDDRAWAAARRTLTTGQECELDLSRSPSRTGRSGLSVRGYVRPLTDTDRRFAVIYVDDQSEQARMEATRRDFVANVSHELKTPVGAMSVLAEAVLASADDPETVRHFAEKIVTESNRLADMVGELIELSRLQGAEALPDLGVVDVDTVVAEALSRHKVAADNADIAITTDAPTGFRVLGDQTLLVTALANLMSNAIAYSPHGSAVSISRRRKGTNIEIAVTDRGIGIAAADQERVFERFFRVDKARSRATGGTGLGLAIVKHVAANHNGSIRLWSRPGTGSTFTLSIPAYVPDKDSDNDDRED; encoded by the coding sequence GTGAGTGTCGTATCGGCGCTGCTGCTCGCAGCGGTCGTGGCACTGCTGGCGTTGCTGGTCGGTGTGACGGTCGGAGCCAAGGTGGCTCCGCGACTGCGTGAGCGCCGTCAGCGCCGCATGGCCGCGCAGTCCGGCCTCACCGTCTCCCAGATGCTCGAGCGCATCTCCGCGCAGTCGCCCAACGGTGTCGTCGTCGTCGACACCTTCCGAGACGTCGTGTACTGCAACGAACGCGCCCAGGAGCTGGGCGTGGTGCGTGACCGGCTGCTCGACGACCGGGCCTGGGCGGCCGCGCGCCGCACCCTGACCACCGGCCAGGAGTGCGAGCTCGACCTGTCGCGCAGTCCCAGCCGGACCGGTCGGTCGGGGCTCTCGGTTCGCGGGTACGTCCGGCCGCTGACCGACACCGACCGGCGGTTCGCCGTGATCTACGTCGACGACCAGTCCGAACAGGCCCGGATGGAGGCGACCCGGCGCGATTTCGTGGCCAACGTCAGCCATGAGCTCAAGACGCCGGTCGGCGCGATGAGTGTGCTGGCCGAAGCGGTACTGGCCTCGGCTGACGACCCCGAGACGGTACGGCACTTCGCCGAGAAGATCGTCACCGAGTCCAACCGGCTGGCCGACATGGTGGGGGAGCTGATCGAGCTGTCCCGGCTGCAGGGTGCCGAAGCGCTGCCCGATCTGGGTGTCGTCGACGTCGACACCGTGGTGGCCGAAGCGTTGTCGCGGCACAAGGTGGCCGCCGACAACGCCGACATCGCCATCACCACCGATGCGCCCACCGGATTCCGGGTGCTCGGTGACCAGACCCTGCTGGTGACGGCATTGGCCAACCTGATGTCCAACGCGATTGCCTACTCACCGCACGGTTCGGCGGTGTCGATCAGCCGGCGCCGCAAAGGCACCAACATCGAGATCGCGGTCACCGATCGCGGCATCGGCATCGCCGCGGCCGACCAGGAGCGGGTGTTCGAACGGTTCTTCCGGGTCGACAAGGCGCGCTCACGCGCCACCGGCGGGACCGGCCTGGGGCTGGCGATCGTCAAACACGTCGCGGCCAACCACAACGGATCCATCCGGCTATGGAGTCGGCCGGGAACCGGATCGACGTTCACCTTGTCGATTCCGGCTTATGTGCCTGACAAGGACTCCGACAACGACGACCGAGAGGACTAG
- a CDS encoding thioesterase family protein codes for MTSSTLFTDAMALTPAGGGVYRGLLNEHWTIGPKVHGGAMLALCANAARHEMPDLEPIAVSGSFLWAPDPGAMDVVTVVRKRGRRVSLIDVELRQGDRTAVRAAITMGIPEHHVPPLLSVNPVLPLMMPDPPPGLEPIGPGHPMADIVHLSRGCEIRPSLTTFTPRTDGGPPMIEYWVRPKGVEPDLLFALLCGDVSAPVTYGVNRFGWAPTVQLTAYLRARPAPGWLRVMCTTTQIGQDWFDEDHIVVDSQGHIVVQTRQLAMVPPEPEGASSA; via the coding sequence ATGACGAGCTCGACGCTGTTCACCGACGCCATGGCGCTCACCCCGGCCGGCGGCGGTGTGTATCGCGGTCTGCTGAATGAGCACTGGACGATCGGCCCGAAGGTGCACGGCGGCGCGATGCTGGCGCTGTGCGCGAATGCCGCCCGCCACGAAATGCCCGATCTGGAGCCGATCGCGGTCTCGGGCAGTTTTCTGTGGGCGCCCGATCCCGGTGCGATGGATGTGGTCACGGTGGTTCGCAAGCGCGGCCGACGGGTCAGTCTGATCGACGTCGAACTTCGGCAGGGTGATCGAACGGCCGTGCGCGCGGCGATCACCATGGGTATCCCTGAACACCACGTGCCGCCGCTGTTGTCGGTCAACCCGGTGCTGCCGTTGATGATGCCCGATCCGCCGCCGGGCTTGGAGCCGATCGGTCCGGGTCATCCGATGGCCGACATCGTGCATCTGTCCCGCGGTTGCGAGATCCGGCCGTCGTTGACGACGTTCACACCGCGCACCGACGGCGGGCCACCGATGATCGAGTACTGGGTGCGCCCCAAGGGCGTCGAACCGGACCTGCTGTTCGCGCTGCTGTGCGGCGATGTGTCGGCGCCGGTGACCTACGGGGTCAACCGGTTCGGCTGGGCCCCCACGGTCCAGCTGACCGCCTATCTGCGTGCCCGTCCGGCGCCGGGGTGGCTGCGGGTGATGTGTACGACGACGCAGATCGGTCAGGACTGGTTCGACGAGGACCACATCGTGGTCGACTCGCAGGGGCACATCGTGGTGCAGACCCGGCAGCTGGCCATGGTGCCCCCGGAGCCCGAGGGCGCGTCCAGCGCCTGA
- a CDS encoding sugar phosphate isomerase/epimerase, giving the protein MRPAIKVGLSTASVYPLRTEAAFEYAATLGYDGVELMVWAESISQDIDAIAELSARYDVPVLSVHAPCLLISQRVWGANPIPKLERSVRAAEALGAQTVVVHPPFRWQRRYAEGFSAQVADLEARSDVLVAVENMFPFRADRFFGAGQTSIERMRKRGGRPGPGLSAFAPSYDPLDGGHAHYTLDLSHTATAGTDAVDMARRMGEGLVHLHLCDGSGASTDEHLVPGRGTQPTVEICEMLAASDFAGHVILEVTTSGARNAAEREALLTESLQFARTYLLR; this is encoded by the coding sequence GTGCGCCCCGCCATCAAGGTCGGCCTGTCGACCGCCTCGGTCTACCCGCTGCGAACCGAAGCCGCGTTCGAGTATGCGGCCACCCTGGGTTATGACGGCGTCGAACTGATGGTGTGGGCCGAATCGATCAGCCAGGACATCGATGCGATCGCCGAACTGTCCGCGCGCTACGACGTGCCGGTGCTGTCCGTGCACGCGCCGTGCCTGTTGATCTCGCAGCGGGTCTGGGGTGCCAACCCGATCCCGAAACTGGAACGCAGCGTGCGCGCCGCCGAAGCGCTCGGTGCCCAGACCGTGGTGGTGCACCCGCCCTTCCGGTGGCAGCGCCGCTATGCCGAGGGCTTCAGCGCGCAGGTCGCCGACCTGGAGGCCCGCAGCGATGTGCTGGTCGCGGTGGAGAACATGTTCCCGTTTCGTGCCGACCGGTTCTTCGGTGCCGGACAAACGTCGATCGAGCGGATGCGTAAACGGGGCGGTCGTCCCGGCCCGGGACTATCGGCGTTCGCTCCGTCGTACGACCCGCTCGACGGCGGGCATGCCCATTACACGCTGGACCTGTCCCACACCGCCACCGCGGGTACCGATGCTGTCGATATGGCTCGGCGGATGGGTGAGGGTCTGGTCCATCTGCATCTATGTGACGGCAGCGGCGCATCGACCGACGAGCACCTGGTGCCCGGCCGCGGCACCCAGCCCACTGTGGAGATCTGCGAGATGCTGGCCGCCAGCGACTTCGCCGGCCATGTCATCCTCGAGGTGACGACCTCCGGCGCGCGCAACGCGGCCGAACGTGAGGCCCTCCTGACCGAGTCGCTGCAGTTCGCCCGGACGTATCTGCTGCGCTGA
- a CDS encoding phosphoglyceromutase, protein MADTATLILLRHGQSEWNALNLFTGWVDVDLTEEGRAEATRAGELLAQQDRQPDVVYTSLLRRAITTANIALDKADRHWIPVHRDWRLNERHYGALQGLDKAETKAKYGDEQFMAWRRSYDTPPPAIEIGSTFSQDSDPRYADVPGGPPLTECLKDVVERFVPYYTETIVPDLQAGKTVLIAAHGNSLRALVKYLDGMSDDDVVGLNIPTGIPLRYDLDENLKPTLAGGTYLDPDAAAAGAAAVAAQGAK, encoded by the coding sequence ATGGCAGATACCGCGACGTTGATCCTGCTCCGCCACGGCCAGAGTGAGTGGAACGCGCTGAACCTGTTCACCGGCTGGGTCGACGTCGACCTGACCGAGGAGGGCCGCGCCGAAGCCACCCGCGCCGGGGAGTTGCTCGCCCAGCAGGACCGGCAGCCCGACGTGGTCTACACATCGTTGTTGCGGCGCGCCATCACCACCGCCAACATCGCCCTGGACAAGGCCGACCGGCATTGGATCCCGGTGCACCGCGACTGGCGGCTCAACGAACGTCACTATGGCGCGCTGCAGGGCTTGGACAAGGCCGAGACCAAGGCCAAGTACGGGGATGAACAGTTCATGGCCTGGCGGCGCAGCTACGACACCCCGCCCCCGGCCATCGAGATCGGTTCGACGTTCAGTCAGGACAGCGATCCGCGTTACGCCGACGTGCCCGGCGGTCCGCCATTGACCGAGTGCCTCAAGGACGTCGTCGAGCGCTTCGTTCCGTACTACACCGAGACCATCGTGCCTGATCTGCAGGCTGGTAAGACCGTGTTGATCGCCGCCCACGGCAACTCGTTGCGTGCGCTGGTCAAGTACCTCGACGGGATGTCCGACGACGATGTCGTGGGGCTCAACATCCCGACCGGGATCCCGCTGCGCTACGACCTCGACGAGAACCTCAAGCCCACCCTCGCCGGTGGCACGTACCTCGATCCCGACGCGGCTGCCGCGGGTGCGGCCGCGGTGGCCGCCCAGGGCGCCAAGTAG
- a CDS encoding 30S ribosomal protein bS22, which produces MGSVIKKRRKRMSKKKHRKLLRRTRVQRRKLGK; this is translated from the coding sequence ATGGGTTCTGTCATCAAGAAGCGGCGCAAGCGCATGTCGAAGAAGAAGCACCGCAAGCTGCTGCGTCGCACCCGGGTCCAGCGCAGAAAACTGGGCAAGTAG
- the proC gene encoding pyrroline-5-carboxylate reductase, with translation MARIAIIGGGNIGEALLAGLLRAGRQVKDLVVAEKHPARAEFLAEKYSVLVTTVADAVDTATYVVVAVKPGDVTHVIGDIADTAARAESDAAEQVFVSVAAGVSTDYYENKLPAGSPVVRVMPNAPMLVGGGVTALAPGRFATAEHLKEVSSLFDAVGGVLTVTESQMDAVTAVSGSGPAYFFLMVEALVDAAVDAGLSRAVATEMVAQTMAGSAAMLLERFDRAGGSASAGSPAGVMDTSAAELRATVTSPGGTTAAGLRELERGGLRAAVANAVEAAKTRSEQLGITSE, from the coding sequence ATGGCCAGAATCGCGATCATCGGTGGCGGAAACATCGGCGAGGCCCTGCTGGCGGGGCTGTTGCGGGCAGGTAGGCAGGTCAAGGACCTCGTGGTGGCCGAGAAGCATCCGGCGCGTGCGGAATTCCTTGCCGAGAAGTACTCAGTGCTGGTGACGACGGTCGCCGACGCCGTCGACACCGCCACCTACGTGGTCGTCGCGGTCAAACCCGGTGACGTCACCCACGTCATCGGCGACATCGCCGACACCGCGGCTCGTGCCGAAAGCGACGCCGCCGAGCAGGTTTTCGTCAGCGTCGCCGCCGGGGTCAGTACCGATTACTACGAGAACAAGCTGCCTGCCGGGTCGCCGGTGGTGCGGGTGATGCCCAATGCCCCGATGCTCGTCGGCGGTGGCGTCACTGCGCTGGCGCCGGGCCGCTTCGCCACCGCCGAGCACCTCAAGGAGGTTTCCTCGCTGTTCGACGCCGTGGGCGGGGTGCTCACCGTCACCGAGTCTCAGATGGATGCGGTGACCGCGGTGTCGGGTTCAGGGCCGGCGTACTTCTTCCTGATGGTGGAGGCGCTCGTCGACGCCGCGGTCGACGCCGGTCTGTCCCGGGCAGTGGCCACCGAGATGGTGGCGCAGACCATGGCGGGATCGGCGGCGATGCTGCTGGAGCGATTCGACCGGGCAGGCGGGTCGGCGTCGGCGGGTTCGCCCGCGGGCGTGATGGACACCTCGGCTGCCGAGCTGCGCGCCACGGTGACCTCTCCGGGCGGTACCACCGCCGCTGGGCTGCGTGAACTCGAGCGCGGTGGCCTGCGGGCAGCCGTGGCCAATGCGGTGGAAGCTGCCAAAACCCGCTCTGAGCAGCTCGGAATTACATCCGAGTAG
- the regX gene encoding two-component sensory transduction protein RegX, translating to MTSVLIVEDEESLADPLAFLLRKEGFETTVVADGPSALAEFDRSGADIVLLDLMLPGMSGTDVCRQLRSRSSVPVIMVTARDSEIDKVVGLELGADDYVTKPYSARELIARIRAVLRRGADQDELGIDDGVLEAGPVRMDVERHVVSVNGSPITLPLKEFDLLEYLMRNSGRVLTRGQLIDRVWGADYVGDTKTLDVHVKRLRSKIESDPANPVHLVTVRGLGYKLEG from the coding sequence ATGACCAGCGTGTTGATCGTGGAGGACGAGGAGTCCTTGGCCGATCCCCTGGCCTTCCTGTTACGCAAAGAGGGCTTCGAGACCACCGTGGTGGCCGACGGTCCCTCGGCGCTGGCCGAGTTCGACCGCTCCGGAGCCGACATCGTGCTGCTGGACCTGATGCTGCCGGGGATGAGCGGCACCGATGTGTGCCGACAGCTGCGGTCGCGCTCGAGCGTGCCGGTGATCATGGTGACCGCTCGGGACAGCGAGATCGACAAGGTGGTCGGCCTGGAACTCGGCGCCGACGACTACGTCACCAAGCCGTACTCCGCACGGGAGTTGATCGCCCGGATCCGGGCGGTGCTTCGGCGCGGCGCCGACCAGGACGAGCTCGGGATCGACGACGGCGTATTGGAGGCCGGTCCGGTCCGGATGGACGTCGAACGTCACGTCGTCAGTGTCAACGGCAGCCCGATCACTCTGCCGCTCAAGGAATTCGACCTGCTGGAGTATCTGATGCGCAACAGCGGCCGGGTGCTGACCCGCGGTCAGCTCATCGACCGGGTGTGGGGTGCGGACTACGTCGGGGACACCAAGACCCTCGACGTGCACGTCAAGCGGCTGCGCAGCAAAATCGAGTCCGACCCCGCCAATCCGGTGCACCTGGTCACCGTCCGCGGGTTGGGCTACAAGCTCGAAGGGTGA
- a CDS encoding helix-turn-helix domain-containing protein, with protein MTSTNGPSARDSASGGKAARDAGQGEGQAPRAQFLTVAEVASLMRVSKMTVYRLVHNGELPAVRVGRSFRVHAKAVHDMLESSYFDAG; from the coding sequence ATGACGTCTACGAACGGGCCGTCGGCGCGGGATTCGGCCAGCGGAGGCAAGGCGGCACGGGATGCCGGCCAGGGTGAAGGCCAGGCGCCGCGCGCGCAGTTCCTCACCGTCGCCGAAGTGGCGAGTCTGATGCGGGTGAGCAAGATGACGGTGTACCGGCTGGTGCACAACGGCGAGCTGCCCGCGGTTCGGGTCGGTCGCTCGTTTCGCGTGCACGCCAAGGCTGTTCACGACATGTTGGAGAGTTCGTACTTCGACGCCGGGTAG
- a CDS encoding SDR family oxidoreductase, with amino-acid sequence MDSGGGAGGKADHSGTRDELNYPKVVLVTGACRFLGGYLTARLAQNPLINHVIAVDAIAPSKDLLRRMGRAEFVRADIRNPFIAKVIRTGDVDTVVHAAAASYSPRSGGRATLKELNVMGAIQLFAACQKAPSVRRVILKSTSEVYGSSSRDPVLFTESSSRRRPPGEGFARDSIDIEGYARGLGRRRPDIAVTILRLANMIGPAMDTALSRYLAGPVVPTVVGHDPRMQLLHEQDALGALERATVAGKAGTYNVGASGIIMMSQAIRRAGRIPLPLPSPALVAVDSLWRAARPSELDREQLAYLSYGRVMDTTRMRHELGYTPKWTTAEAFDDYVRGRALKPIVDPQWVRSVEERAVAAAQRWGR; translated from the coding sequence ATGGATTCTGGAGGCGGCGCCGGCGGCAAGGCTGACCACTCTGGCACCCGCGATGAACTCAACTACCCGAAGGTGGTACTCGTCACCGGTGCCTGCCGTTTCCTCGGCGGGTACCTGACCGCGCGGCTGGCGCAGAACCCGCTGATCAACCACGTGATCGCGGTCGACGCGATCGCGCCGAGCAAGGATCTGCTGCGCCGGATGGGCCGTGCGGAGTTCGTGCGTGCCGACATCCGCAACCCGTTCATCGCGAAAGTCATCCGCACCGGGGACGTCGACACCGTGGTGCACGCCGCCGCGGCGTCCTACTCCCCGCGTTCGGGTGGTCGGGCCACGCTCAAGGAACTCAACGTGATGGGCGCGATCCAGTTGTTCGCGGCCTGTCAGAAGGCGCCTTCGGTGCGCCGGGTCATCCTGAAGTCCACCTCCGAGGTGTATGGGTCCAGCTCACGTGACCCGGTGCTGTTCACCGAGAGCAGCAGCCGCCGACGGCCACCCGGTGAGGGCTTCGCCCGTGACAGCATCGACATCGAGGGATACGCGCGCGGGCTGGGCCGCCGTCGCCCCGACATCGCCGTCACGATCCTGCGGCTGGCCAACATGATCGGTCCGGCCATGGACACCGCGCTGTCGCGCTATCTGGCGGGGCCGGTGGTACCGACGGTGGTCGGTCACGACCCGCGGATGCAGCTGTTGCACGAGCAGGACGCCCTGGGTGCTCTGGAGCGTGCGACGGTGGCCGGTAAGGCCGGCACCTACAACGTCGGCGCCTCGGGAATCATCATGATGAGCCAGGCGATCCGCCGGGCTGGACGCATCCCGTTGCCGCTGCCGAGTCCGGCACTGGTCGCCGTGGATTCGCTGTGGCGGGCCGCCCGACCGTCCGAACTCGACCGCGAGCAGCTCGCCTACCTCAGTTACGGGCGGGTCATGGATACCACCCGGATGCGTCACGAGCTCGGCTACACACCGAAGTGGACGACGGCCGAGGCCTTCGACGACTATGTGCGAGGACGGGCGTTGAAACCCATCGTCGATCCACAGTGGGTACGCTCGGTCGAGGAACGCGCCGTCGCTGCGGCGCAGCGCTGGGGGCGATAG